In the genome of Gadus chalcogrammus isolate NIFS_2021 chromosome 21, NIFS_Gcha_1.0, whole genome shotgun sequence, one region contains:
- the fez2b gene encoding fasciculation and elongation protein zeta-2 isoform X2, whose product MASPGPTAVMAAPLAHFEEDWQDFNEFQPSSFEAPDELDQVNSNASEAASGLDAHADAEHCFSGEFCGFESMEDLVQDFDAKLSVCFRNYNTATEHIAPIKPITEEHFLKDDEVWNALSGNYGNVMPVDWKTSHTRSLHLPTLNLRPHKALDNQSLDLSDDEELREQMDMHSIIVSCVNNEPLFTAEQVIEEIEEMMQESPDPEEDGSSIAYQSDLSNLSEDLQALKHSQSNSSYQDRLRQLSVCELTEALEEVESAIGRYSEELIQALALRDELDYEKEVKNSFISLIIDVQNRQKEQRELLRKRRKIRSTTTIGPNGQRTASTHVPGTYLTTVIPYEKKAGSPSVEDLQILTKILQAMRDDSEKVPSLLTDYILKVLCPT is encoded by the exons ATGGCAAGCCCAGGTCCCACGGCAGTCATGGCGGCGCCGTTGGCTCACTTTGAAGAGGACTGGCAGGACTTCAACGAATTCCAGCCCTCCTCCTTCGAGGCGCCGGATGAACTGGATCAGGTGAACTCGAATGCGAGCGAAGCGGCGTCGGGCCTCGACGCTCACGCCGACGCTGAGCACTGCTTCTCCGGGGAGTTCTGCGGCTTCGAGTCCATGGAAGACCTGGTCCAGGACTTCGACGCAAAGCTGAGCGTTTGCTTCCGAAACTACAACACGGCAACTGAACATATTGCGCCCATCAAGCCGATCACAGAGGAACATTTCCTGAAGGACGACGA GGTGTGGAACGCCCTGAGCGGTAACTATGGCAACGTGATGCCTGTGGACTGGAAGACCTCCCACACACGCTCCCTGCACCTGCCCACACTCAACCTCCGCCCGCACAAG GCGCTTGACAACCAGTCCCTGGACCTCTCTGACGACGAGGAGCTGCGGGAGCAGATGGACATGCACTCCATCATCGTCTCATGCGTTAACAACGAGCCCCTGTTCACCGCAGAGCAg GTGAttgaggagatagaggagatgATGCAGGAGTCTCCTGACCCGGAGGAGGACGGCAGCAGCATCGCCTACCAGTCGGACCTCTCCAATCTCTCTGAGGACCTCCAGGCACTCAAACACTCCCAGTCCAACTCCAGCTACCAAGACC GGCTGCGgcagctgtctgtgtgtgagctgacggaggctctggaggaggtggagtcggCCATCGGCCGCTACAGCGAGGAGCTCATCCAGGCCCTGGCCCTGAGGGACGAGCTGGACTACGAGAAGGAG GTGAAGAACAGCTTCATCTCGCTGATCATCGACGTGCAGAACCGGCAGAAGGAGCAGCGCGAGCTGCTGCGCAAGAGGAGGAAGATccgcagcaccaccaccatcggGCCCAACGGCCAGCGGACGGCCAGCACGCACGTACCGGGAACG TATCTGACCACCGTGATCCCCTATGAGAAGAAGGCCGGCTCCCCCTCCGTGGAGGACCTCCAGATCCTCACCAAAA TTCTCCAAGCCATGAGGGACGACAGTGAGAAGGTGCCCAGCCTCCTAACAGATTACATCCTCAAAG TCCTGTGTCCAACCTGA
- the fez2b gene encoding fasciculation and elongation protein zeta-2 isoform X1, which translates to MASPGPTAVMAAPLAHFEEDWQDFNEFQPSSFEAPDELDQVNSNASEAASGLDAHADAEHCFSGEFCGFESMEDLVQDFDAKLSVCFRNYNTATEHIAPIKPITEEHFLKDDEVWNALSGNYGNVMPVDWKTSHTRSLHLPTLNLRPHKALDNQSLDLSDDEELREQMDMHSIIVSCVNNEPLFTAEQVIEEIEEMMQESPDPEEDGSSIAYQSDLSNLSEDLQALKHSQSNSSYQDRLRQLSVCELTEALEEVESAIGRYSEELIQALALRDELDYEKEVKNSFISLIIDVQNRQKEQRELLRKRRKIRSTTTIGPNGQRTASTHVPGTLLTLEGLSTVIQNGLRQTFGGPEGDKQYLTTVIPYEKKAGSPSVEDLQILTKILQAMRDDSEKVPSLLTDYILKVLCPT; encoded by the exons ATGGCAAGCCCAGGTCCCACGGCAGTCATGGCGGCGCCGTTGGCTCACTTTGAAGAGGACTGGCAGGACTTCAACGAATTCCAGCCCTCCTCCTTCGAGGCGCCGGATGAACTGGATCAGGTGAACTCGAATGCGAGCGAAGCGGCGTCGGGCCTCGACGCTCACGCCGACGCTGAGCACTGCTTCTCCGGGGAGTTCTGCGGCTTCGAGTCCATGGAAGACCTGGTCCAGGACTTCGACGCAAAGCTGAGCGTTTGCTTCCGAAACTACAACACGGCAACTGAACATATTGCGCCCATCAAGCCGATCACAGAGGAACATTTCCTGAAGGACGACGA GGTGTGGAACGCCCTGAGCGGTAACTATGGCAACGTGATGCCTGTGGACTGGAAGACCTCCCACACACGCTCCCTGCACCTGCCCACACTCAACCTCCGCCCGCACAAG GCGCTTGACAACCAGTCCCTGGACCTCTCTGACGACGAGGAGCTGCGGGAGCAGATGGACATGCACTCCATCATCGTCTCATGCGTTAACAACGAGCCCCTGTTCACCGCAGAGCAg GTGAttgaggagatagaggagatgATGCAGGAGTCTCCTGACCCGGAGGAGGACGGCAGCAGCATCGCCTACCAGTCGGACCTCTCCAATCTCTCTGAGGACCTCCAGGCACTCAAACACTCCCAGTCCAACTCCAGCTACCAAGACC GGCTGCGgcagctgtctgtgtgtgagctgacggaggctctggaggaggtggagtcggCCATCGGCCGCTACAGCGAGGAGCTCATCCAGGCCCTGGCCCTGAGGGACGAGCTGGACTACGAGAAGGAG GTGAAGAACAGCTTCATCTCGCTGATCATCGACGTGCAGAACCGGCAGAAGGAGCAGCGCGAGCTGCTGCGCAAGAGGAGGAAGATccgcagcaccaccaccatcggGCCCAACGGCCAGCGGACGGCCAGCACGCACGTACCGGGAACG CTCCTCACTCTGGAGGGATTGTCCACAGTCATTCAAAATGGCCTCCGTCAAACTTTCGGCGGGCCTGAAGGGGACAAGCAG TATCTGACCACCGTGATCCCCTATGAGAAGAAGGCCGGCTCCCCCTCCGTGGAGGACCTCCAGATCCTCACCAAAA TTCTCCAAGCCATGAGGGACGACAGTGAGAAGGTGCCCAGCCTCCTAACAGATTACATCCTCAAAG TCCTGTGTCCAACCTGA